The proteins below come from a single Leptospira dzoumogneensis genomic window:
- a CDS encoding LIC_12708 family protein — MQNSFTSKIWTSSVRKYLPFFLSSILVIGACSKFRVDDYNPYLYGRVKLGKDLKELQVSIVNRVPTNVPNQVAVASGVIYVPDFEQSLIKAFNSDGDLKFVIGNSKEKQDKVKTYNIKLGRIGLVTVSDGDDIYVQSRVSREDAKADKVAENIYAKKSGEFRTEAEEAVPSVILKINDSGKLSQTIYADGIGGSIPFGYVERMEAGNNDLLFVFHRQNGAMRLSIFDESGKLKQKVEGSDFKDSLNQGEAYTWYVDSFISHPDGEYVLGSFSFYETKSGRFKNRKIIKYELKDKRITPIKEIQDPSETLYWVLNNDNFFIWETEVEEGNSIRLQVHDEDGNHVNNIRLNYPPPRGLWRETWMDTNDEIYSMKIRSGYLEIHKWK; from the coding sequence ATGCAAAATTCTTTTACTTCTAAAATTTGGACCTCATCTGTCCGCAAATACCTCCCCTTTTTCTTATCTTCTATCTTAGTGATAGGAGCTTGTTCCAAATTCCGAGTGGATGATTATAATCCTTATCTATACGGAAGAGTTAAATTAGGAAAAGATCTAAAAGAATTACAAGTAAGCATAGTCAATAGGGTTCCTACAAATGTTCCGAACCAAGTTGCTGTTGCTTCCGGAGTGATTTACGTTCCTGACTTCGAACAATCTCTGATCAAAGCATTCAACTCAGACGGAGATCTGAAGTTTGTGATCGGAAACTCCAAAGAAAAACAAGACAAGGTCAAAACTTATAATATTAAATTAGGAAGGATCGGACTCGTCACAGTTTCGGACGGAGATGATATCTATGTTCAATCCAGAGTTTCTAGAGAAGATGCTAAGGCGGATAAAGTAGCCGAAAATATTTACGCAAAAAAATCCGGAGAATTCCGCACGGAAGCGGAAGAAGCAGTTCCTTCCGTGATCTTAAAAATAAACGACTCCGGAAAACTTTCCCAAACAATCTACGCCGATGGCATAGGAGGTTCTATTCCATTCGGTTATGTAGAAAGAATGGAAGCCGGGAACAACGATCTATTATTCGTTTTCCATAGACAGAATGGAGCGATGAGGCTTAGCATTTTTGACGAGTCCGGAAAATTAAAACAAAAGGTAGAAGGCTCCGACTTCAAAGATTCTCTGAATCAAGGAGAAGCTTACACTTGGTATGTGGATTCTTTTATCTCTCATCCGGATGGAGAATATGTGCTTGGGTCTTTTAGTTTTTACGAAACTAAATCCGGAAGATTCAAAAATAGAAAGATCATAAAATACGAACTCAAAGACAAAAGGATCACTCCAATCAAAGAGATCCAAGACCCTTCTGAAACATTATACTGGGTCCTAAACAATGATAACTTTTTCATCTGGGAAACAGAAGTAGAAGAAGGAAATTCAATCCGACTACAAGTCCACGATGAGGACGGAAACCATGTAAATAATATCCGACTCAACTACCCTCCACCCCGCGGGCTCTGG
- the rimP gene encoding ribosome maturation factor RimP, which yields MYALMVSQRPNHTLIEVELDHLEHPYGSVSLLECEQVSRKLNEELEQISPDLNYTLKVSSAGAERKLVIPEDLDRFRGIPVRLVYKSEGSGDKEGIFKILDRKEDRIFLEPFSKRKTKGSKKKEVILELKDILKGNLYVSI from the coding sequence CTGTATGCACTCATGGTTAGCCAAAGGCCAAACCATACGCTGATCGAGGTAGAGTTGGATCACCTCGAACACCCGTACGGTTCCGTCAGCCTTCTGGAATGTGAGCAAGTTTCCAGAAAACTGAATGAAGAGTTGGAGCAGATCTCACCGGATCTGAACTATACTCTCAAGGTTTCTTCCGCCGGTGCGGAAAGAAAACTGGTGATTCCCGAGGATCTGGATAGATTCCGCGGAATACCGGTCCGACTCGTCTATAAGTCAGAAGGGTCGGGCGATAAAGAAGGAATCTTTAAGATTCTGGATAGGAAAGAAGACAGGATCTTTTTAGAACCGTTTTCCAAGAGGAAGACAAAAGGTTCTAAAAAAAAGGAAGTCATTCTGGAATTGAAGGATATACTGAAAGGAAATTTGTACGTAAGTATTTGA